The Bacteroidales bacterium genome includes a window with the following:
- a CDS encoding glycosyltransferase family 2 protein, protein MSTLTIFIPAGESVDLRQTIAALKSTGVDMQLFLLSGEPLPDEFSEFSRLPVTSILSTEGLKKISVHINTPYTVLYTRKEPLMPGPYVFQRMIQVAEATSSAFVYSDYYAVKNGQTVANPLIEYQEGSLRDDFNFGSLLLFETGAFLDAVSGMKHNYRFAALYDLRLKLAQKYSFFRVAEYLYTETETDLRKSGEKQFDYVDPKNREVQIEMEKACTEYLKETGAWLAPVFRKIRFDEHPFAMEASVIIPVKNRVKTIADAVNSVLMQKPSFPFNVIIVDNHSTDGTTEILQSFAAKDERVVHVIPSRNDLGIGGCWNEAVFHPACGKFAIQLDSDDLYIDENVIARIIDEFYIQNCAMLVGSYKMVNFKLEEIPPGIIDHREWTPENGRNNALRINGLGAPRAFYTPVLRNIRVPNVSYGEDYALGITISRYYQVGRIYEPVYLCRRWEENSDAALDVIKLNTYNYYKDKLRTIELKARQLYIQQGQV, encoded by the coding sequence ATGAGTACACTTACCATTTTTATTCCTGCCGGTGAATCCGTTGATCTCAGGCAAACTATAGCCGCATTAAAAAGCACCGGCGTTGACATGCAACTATTTCTGCTATCAGGTGAACCCCTGCCGGACGAATTCTCTGAGTTTTCCCGGCTTCCGGTTACATCGATCTTGTCTACCGAAGGATTGAAAAAAATTTCGGTTCACATCAATACTCCGTATACTGTTCTCTACACAAGAAAAGAACCACTGATGCCGGGGCCGTATGTCTTTCAGCGTATGATCCAGGTAGCAGAGGCCACTTCATCGGCCTTTGTATATTCGGATTATTATGCGGTGAAAAACGGGCAGACAGTTGCGAATCCACTCATCGAATATCAGGAAGGCAGCCTCAGGGACGACTTCAATTTCGGTTCACTGCTTCTGTTTGAAACCGGTGCCTTTCTTGATGCGGTATCCGGGATGAAACATAATTACCGTTTTGCCGCGCTGTATGATCTGCGTCTTAAGCTGGCACAAAAATATAGCTTTTTCAGGGTCGCCGAATATTTGTATACCGAAACCGAAACCGATTTACGAAAATCAGGGGAGAAACAATTCGATTATGTAGATCCGAAAAACAGGGAGGTACAGATCGAGATGGAAAAAGCATGCACCGAATACCTGAAGGAAACGGGCGCATGGCTTGCTCCTGTTTTCAGGAAAATCCGTTTTGATGAGCATCCTTTTGCCATGGAAGCATCCGTAATCATTCCGGTTAAAAACAGGGTAAAAACAATTGCAGATGCTGTGAATTCTGTGCTTATGCAAAAGCCATCCTTTCCGTTTAATGTCATTATTGTTGACAACCATTCTACCGATGGTACTACGGAAATCCTGCAGTCGTTTGCAGCAAAAGATGAAAGGGTTGTTCATGTAATCCCTTCACGGAATGACCTGGGGATAGGAGGGTGCTGGAACGAAGCGGTTTTTCACCCTGCCTGCGGCAAATTCGCCATCCAGCTCGACAGCGATGACCTGTATATCGATGAAAATGTTATTGCCCGGATCATTGATGAATTTTACATTCAGAATTGTGCAATGCTTGTTGGTTCCTATAAGATGGTCAATTTTAAACTTGAGGAAATACCTCCCGGAATTATTGACCACAGGGAATGGACACCTGAAAACGGCAGGAACAATGCCTTGCGGATAAACGGACTGGGTGCACCGAGAGCTTTCTATACCCCGGTTTTGAGAAATATCAGGGTACCCAATGTCAGCTATGGAGAAGATTACGCTCTGGGAATCACGATCAGCCGTTATTACCAGGTTGGCCGTATTTATGAGCCGGTTTACCTGTGCCGCCGTTGGGAAGAGAACTCTGACGCGGCTCTTGACGTGATAAAATTAAATACATACAATTATTATAAGGATAAATTAAGGACCATTGAATTAAAAGCCCGTCAATTGTACATTCAACAGGGCCAGGTCTGA
- a CDS encoding DUF4922 domain-containing protein produces MKEINELYSRQLNEWEFARQNYEGLKNVTIKTFQISRHNWHVQFNPKRIISTAAKIDQKSLNDRPCFLCENNRPPEQEAFSWREYVVLLNPYPVFDRHFTIPTTRHIPQLIHGRFRDMLSLAEELDDSVIIYNGPKCGASAPDHMHFQAIPRNLLPVETGFDTAIQEAVCGSTRLYRWEDFLSHPVTLTSNDPEELALIFEMVYHWLKRLIIQPVGVRLDLTEFDHEPMINMLALYNHNRWVVHVFPRKSHRPRQYFAEEPEKIFISPGTIDMGGVLVMPREEDYNKISASDIIDIMEQVCMDEEFIIKLINEIKKEYDSI; encoded by the coding sequence TTGAAAGAAATCAATGAATTATATAGTCGGCAACTGAACGAATGGGAATTTGCACGACAGAACTATGAGGGCTTGAAGAATGTTACTATTAAGACATTTCAAATCAGCCGGCATAATTGGCATGTTCAATTTAATCCGAAGCGTATCATATCCACGGCAGCAAAAATAGATCAGAAATCGCTGAACGACAGGCCATGTTTTCTTTGTGAGAACAACCGTCCTCCTGAACAGGAAGCCTTTTCCTGGCGGGAATATGTTGTCCTGCTCAATCCTTACCCGGTATTTGACAGGCATTTTACAATTCCGACAACCAGGCATATTCCTCAACTTATCCATGGCAGGTTCAGGGATATGCTTTCACTGGCAGAAGAGCTGGATGATAGCGTTATTATTTACAATGGGCCCAAATGCGGGGCTTCAGCGCCTGATCATATGCATTTCCAGGCTATTCCCCGAAACTTATTACCCGTTGAAACCGGTTTCGATACAGCGATTCAGGAGGCTGTTTGCGGAAGTACAAGATTGTACAGGTGGGAAGATTTTTTGTCACACCCGGTCACCCTTACCAGCAATGACCCGGAAGAACTGGCCCTGATATTTGAAATGGTTTATCATTGGCTGAAAAGGTTAATAATCCAACCAGTTGGAGTCCGCCTGGACCTGACAGAGTTTGATCATGAACCCATGATAAACATGCTTGCACTTTACAATCATAACCGCTGGGTTGTACATGTTTTTCCGAGAAAGAGCCACAGACCCCGCCAATACTTTGCTGAAGAACCTGAAAAGATTTTTATCAGTCCCGGCACCATCGACATGGGAGGCGTACTGGTAATGCCCAGGGAGGAAGATTACAATAAAATATCGGCATCCGATATTATCGATATTATGGAGCAGGTTTGCATGGATGAAGAGTTCATTATAAAACTGATCAACGAAATAAAAAAAGAATATGATTCAATTTGA
- a CDS encoding SpoIID/LytB domain-containing protein, whose product MIQFDRAPEVCVGILTAEEIRLEFKGNYYDDRNDLQLSGLLTARNENGRILLRGDCTSFVLDKEVWLRHENAGDTFKVFQVSIGIGFHWETNEEQVFRGGLKILVNGKGLTIINVIPVEDYLVSVISSEMSAHSSTELLKAHAVISRGWLLAQIEKGRKLKKKNEAYKSIFENENERVKWYDREDHEDFDVCADDHCQRYQGITRAVRPEVDQAVMDTCGEVLISDNNLCDTRFSKCCGGVTEKFENVWEPVTHPYLQRIYDNNGTSADTAGDLSDEENARRWIKSNDEAFCNNTDSKVLSQVLNDYDQSTHDFYRWSVTLKGKELGELIRKKINIDFGAIEDLVPVQRGASGRLIKLKIIGSKKTMTIGKELEIRKALSPNHLYSSAFVVDKRKLDDDNEFILHGAGWGHGVGLCQIGAAVMGEKGYNYKEILNHYFRGAELTKVY is encoded by the coding sequence ATGATTCAATTTGACAGAGCTCCCGAAGTGTGTGTGGGAATCCTGACGGCAGAAGAGATCCGCCTGGAGTTTAAAGGAAACTATTACGATGACAGAAACGATCTACAGCTTTCGGGTCTGTTGACAGCGCGCAATGAAAACGGGCGAATTCTGTTACGGGGCGACTGCACCAGTTTTGTGCTGGACAAGGAAGTCTGGCTGAGGCATGAAAATGCCGGTGATACCTTCAAAGTGTTCCAGGTTTCCATTGGAATAGGCTTCCATTGGGAAACGAACGAAGAACAGGTTTTCAGAGGCGGGCTTAAAATATTGGTGAACGGGAAAGGCCTCACCATAATCAATGTGATTCCCGTTGAGGATTACCTTGTCAGCGTAATTTCTTCAGAGATGAGTGCCCATTCATCGACTGAGCTTCTTAAAGCTCATGCAGTGATATCAAGGGGATGGCTGCTCGCCCAGATTGAAAAGGGCAGGAAACTGAAGAAAAAAAACGAGGCGTACAAATCGATTTTTGAAAACGAGAATGAGCGTGTTAAATGGTATGACCGCGAGGATCATGAAGATTTCGATGTTTGTGCCGATGATCACTGCCAGCGCTACCAGGGTATAACACGGGCTGTCAGGCCCGAGGTCGATCAGGCCGTGATGGATACATGCGGCGAGGTGCTTATATCCGACAATAATCTTTGCGACACCCGTTTTTCAAAATGTTGTGGCGGGGTTACCGAAAAATTTGAAAATGTTTGGGAACCTGTCACACATCCTTACCTGCAACGCATCTATGACAACAATGGAACTTCCGCTGACACGGCCGGAGATCTGAGTGACGAGGAAAATGCACGCCGGTGGATCAAATCGAATGACGAAGCATTCTGCAATAATACCGATAGTAAAGTGCTTTCGCAGGTGTTGAATGATTATGACCAGTCGACTCATGATTTTTACCGGTGGTCGGTCACATTGAAAGGCAAAGAACTCGGTGAGCTGATCCGTAAAAAGATAAACATTGATTTCGGTGCGATAGAAGATCTTGTCCCCGTTCAGCGGGGCGCTTCAGGCCGACTGATCAAACTGAAAATAATCGGTTCAAAAAAGACAATGACTATCGGTAAAGAACTTGAGATCCGCAAGGCTTTATCTCCCAATCATCTTTACAGTTCAGCTTTTGTGGTTGACAAGCGTAAGCTTGATGATGACAACGAATTTATTCTACATGGTGCAGGCTGGGGCCATGGTGTAGGCCTCTGCCAGATCGGCGCCGCTGTTATGGGCGAGAAAGGCTATAATTATAAGGAAATTTTGAATCACTATTTCAGAGGTGCAGAATTGACAAAAGTTTATTAA
- a CDS encoding family 10 glycosylhydrolase yields MKRYELSFLLLVSLFQPFVLHSQTAPIREMRAVWIATVENIDWPSSQTLTTEQQKNEMISLLDLVKDYHLNTVVFQIRPCADAFYSSSFEPWSQWLTGTQGKAPDPFYDPLEFAISECRKRGIDIHVWLNPYRAVRDTSRNFTSPSHITNTHPELFIDYGSTRYFNPSLPETRDHVSRIVADITRRYDIDAIHMDDYFYPYRIAGAQFPDDSSFNRYHGTFLAEQRDDWRRHNVDLIIQQIRDSIKAIKPWVEFGISPFGVWRNAARDSTGSATRAGQTNYDDLFADILKWQKEGWIDYVVPQLYWHIGFEVADYAVLARWWNDHAYGCPLYLGQAFYRIDKKSTTKAWRKAIQITDQVQLNRRLRNISGSMFFSAKYLRTNPRHLKEKLLKEVYRYPALNPVNNRITPIIPASPVVAQLRTVNDSIYLEWSEEENAKNYVIYKFRHRKKRDYTNPSNLFFVTSETSLSLKRTIKNTPRRWYYVITSQSNTNTESEPVDFSELPYGI; encoded by the coding sequence ATGAAACGGTATGAGTTATCTTTTCTATTGCTGGTAAGCCTTTTCCAGCCGTTTGTTTTGCATTCTCAAACCGCTCCTATAAGGGAAATGCGTGCCGTTTGGATTGCCACTGTTGAAAACATAGACTGGCCCTCATCACAAACATTAACAACAGAACAGCAGAAGAATGAAATGATCTCGCTGCTCGATCTCGTTAAGGACTATCATCTCAACACCGTTGTTTTCCAGATAAGGCCCTGCGCGGATGCCTTTTATTCTTCATCGTTCGAACCCTGGTCGCAATGGCTTACCGGCACGCAGGGAAAGGCCCCTGACCCATTTTATGACCCTCTTGAATTTGCAATAAGCGAATGCAGGAAAAGAGGCATTGATATTCATGTATGGCTTAATCCTTACAGGGCTGTTCGAGATACATCACGGAACTTTACATCGCCGTCTCACATTACAAACACTCACCCTGAACTTTTCATTGATTATGGCTCCACGCGGTATTTTAATCCCTCCTTGCCCGAAACACGTGATCACGTATCCCGGATAGTTGCTGATATAACCCGGAGATACGACATCGATGCCATTCACATGGACGATTACTTTTATCCGTACAGGATAGCTGGTGCTCAGTTTCCCGATGACAGTTCGTTCAACCGCTATCATGGCACTTTTTTAGCGGAACAGCGCGATGACTGGCGAAGGCACAACGTGGATCTGATCATACAACAGATCCGTGACAGCATAAAAGCTATTAAACCATGGGTTGAATTCGGAATTTCACCATTCGGCGTATGGCGCAATGCGGCCCGTGATAGTACAGGTTCTGCAACGAGAGCAGGCCAGACCAATTACGACGATCTATTTGCCGATATTCTGAAATGGCAGAAAGAAGGTTGGATCGACTATGTGGTCCCACAATTATACTGGCATATCGGTTTTGAAGTAGCCGATTATGCTGTTCTGGCCAGGTGGTGGAACGACCATGCCTATGGATGTCCGCTTTACTTAGGGCAGGCGTTTTACAGGATTGATAAAAAGTCAACCACCAAAGCGTGGCGAAAAGCAATCCAGATAACCGACCAGGTTCAGCTAAACCGCCGGTTACGCAATATCAGTGGCAGCATGTTTTTCAGTGCTAAATACCTGCGGACGAATCCTCGGCATCTGAAAGAGAAATTGCTGAAAGAAGTATACCGTTACCCCGCTCTGAACCCTGTAAATAACCGGATAACTCCCATAATTCCTGCTTCTCCCGTTGTAGCACAACTGAGGACAGTAAATGATTCAATATACCTTGAATGGAGTGAGGAAGAGAATGCAAAGAATTATGTTATATATAAATTCCGGCACAGGAAAAAGCGCGATTATACCAACCCATCCAACCTGTTCTTTGTAACTTCTGAAACCTCGTTGTCTTTAAAAAGGACAATAAAAAATACTCCTCGAAGATGGTATTATGTAATAACTTCGCAAAGTAATACAAATACTGAAAGTGAACCGGTTGACTTTTCTGAATTACCTTATGGCATATGA
- a CDS encoding dipeptide epimerase: MINSRRNFLKSIGLMAGAASLQSFDYEKLKNQPFPVSKDPVLKLQFQPYELQLKHVFTLAAGSRKTTPVMLTTVSWNGIQGFGEASMPPYLGESHATATEFLSKVDLSRFRSPFLMEDILEYVDGLAPGNHAAKASVDIALHDLTGKLMSQPWHRIWGLNPLHAPDTSYTIGIDNPEMVANKTREASAFNILKVKLGGGNDREMIHAVRSVTDVPLGVDVNQGWKVKEEALEMIQWLAGQNVIYVEQPMPKTMPDDIAWITAQSPIPVIADEAVQVPADVPKMAGVYNGINVKLMKCGGLRAAFTMISMARACGLKVMIGCMTETSCAVSAASQLSPLADWADLDGNLLISNDPYKGILIKKGKIVIPGDAGIGIEKV, encoded by the coding sequence ATGATAAATTCACGTCGGAATTTTCTGAAATCTATCGGTCTTATGGCAGGAGCTGCAAGTTTACAGTCGTTTGATTATGAAAAGTTGAAAAATCAGCCTTTCCCGGTTTCAAAAGACCCGGTTTTAAAGCTTCAATTCCAACCTTATGAGTTGCAGTTAAAACATGTTTTCACCCTGGCTGCCGGATCAAGGAAGACAACCCCTGTAATGCTTACCACGGTCAGCTGGAATGGCATCCAGGGTTTCGGTGAAGCTTCCATGCCTCCCTACCTGGGCGAATCGCACGCCACTGCCACTGAGTTTCTGTCGAAAGTAGACCTGTCACGTTTCCGCAGTCCTTTTCTCATGGAGGACATTCTTGAATATGTAGATGGTCTGGCACCGGGAAATCATGCTGCCAAAGCCTCAGTTGATATAGCTCTGCATGATCTCACCGGCAAACTCATGAGTCAGCCATGGCACAGGATATGGGGATTAAACCCTCTCCACGCACCCGATACTTCTTATACTATAGGAATTGATAATCCCGAAATGGTTGCCAATAAAACAAGGGAGGCATCTGCATTTAACATCCTTAAAGTGAAGCTTGGCGGAGGGAACGACAGGGAGATGATCCATGCTGTGCGATCGGTTACCGATGTGCCTTTAGGAGTGGATGTGAACCAGGGATGGAAAGTAAAAGAGGAAGCCCTTGAAATGATTCAATGGCTTGCCGGACAGAATGTGATTTATGTTGAACAGCCAATGCCCAAAACAATGCCCGATGACATTGCATGGATAACCGCTCAAAGCCCGATTCCTGTGATTGCTGATGAGGCAGTGCAGGTTCCGGCCGATGTTCCGAAGATGGCAGGAGTGTACAACGGCATAAATGTTAAGCTCATGAAATGCGGTGGCCTTAGAGCCGCTTTCACCATGATAAGCATGGCCCGTGCATGCGGATTGAAAGTAATGATCGGATGCATGACAGAAACCTCATGTGCCGTAAGTGCAGCATCGCAGCTTTCGCCATTGGCCGATTGGGCTGATCTCGACGGAAACCTCCTGATCAGCAATGATCCCTATAAAGGAATTCTGATTAAAAAGGGGAAAATAGTTATTCCCGGAGATGCCGGAATTGGTATTGAAAAAGTTTAG
- a CDS encoding FAD-binding and (Fe-S)-binding domain-containing protein, with amino-acid sequence MKTRYAQIAHELKKSGYASPVFTDPLYTLAKGTDAGLYRLIPKLVVQVNNEQEVLRVLELCRQARVAVTFKAGGTSLCGQTISDSVLIETGPSFNKYTIGHKGSEISLHPGITGGLANTVLNRFHKKIGPSPASIASAKIGGIIANNASGASYGIATNSYNTLKGLRIVMADGSILDSRDVISRNQFAAAHPEILNGLKRLSEKVKFNEKLHSFIRHKYVLKNTTGYGLNSLIDFDDPLDMLWHLAIGSEGTLGFISEATFNTVESHPFSAAALVFLPDIREACRAIIPLRNCEVSAAELMDRNALRSVTLSGVKGIISELPETAVALLIDTSAPDKDILKEQATQITGVLKGIRTLYPVEFIYDPVEYSRIWKVRKGLFTSAAATRPPGTACLIEDVAFSAEVLGDAVVTLRQLISDFNYAGSVMWGHLLDGNVHFVIMPDFRKPDEVEKYRQFMEKLADLVVNDFDGSLKAEHGTGRNMAPFVEKEWGPGLYGVMKNIKKILDPSNMLNPGVILNYDPAIHIKNIKLFPVVHETIDQCIECGFCENDCPSKNLTLTPRQRIVAYREISSGHPLNSRLMAKAFKYNGEQTCATDGLCGLACPVEINTGKLIKDLRFNSHGALANFTADTVSKHIAFASSLVRSALNAAALFHIPLLKGLMPHGRHKISHKSKESELKVVYFPTCINRSMGKSSDYGRDQLALVEKTINLLEKAGYEVILPAGLDNLCCGMAFESKGFFSQAKKKADELEKALLEASRGGQIPVYCDMSPCLFHMKETLSPKLKMYEPVQFILEFLVPRLTFSKLSKRVAIHSTCSTIKMGIGPELVKLASMCCIEGVVPDDIGCCGWAGDRGFTKPELNKSALSTLRIKIPEDIKEGYSTSRTCEIGLSLHSGITYKSIVYLVDEATTPLY; translated from the coding sequence TTGAAAACACGTTACGCTCAAATAGCCCATGAGTTGAAGAAATCAGGATATGCTTCGCCTGTCTTCACTGATCCGCTCTATACCCTGGCAAAGGGAACAGATGCCGGGCTCTACAGGCTGATCCCAAAACTTGTGGTCCAGGTGAACAACGAACAGGAGGTCCTCCGGGTTTTGGAGTTATGCCGCCAGGCACGAGTGGCAGTGACATTTAAAGCCGGCGGTACAAGCCTTTGCGGTCAAACCATATCCGATTCTGTGCTTATAGAAACCGGTCCTTCATTTAATAAATACACAATAGGCCATAAGGGTTCTGAAATAAGCCTTCACCCCGGAATAACAGGGGGACTGGCAAACACAGTCCTGAACCGGTTTCATAAAAAAATAGGACCGAGTCCTGCTTCCATTGCCTCTGCCAAAATAGGAGGTATCATTGCCAATAATGCAAGCGGTGCCAGTTATGGAATCGCAACCAACAGCTATAATACACTGAAAGGTTTGCGGATTGTGATGGCCGATGGAAGTATTCTGGATTCACGTGATGTAATTTCGCGGAACCAGTTTGCAGCAGCACATCCGGAAATATTAAACGGACTCAAAAGGTTATCAGAAAAGGTTAAGTTTAATGAGAAACTTCATTCTTTTATCCGTCATAAGTACGTGCTGAAAAACACAACGGGATACGGGCTCAATTCGCTCATTGATTTTGACGATCCTTTGGATATGTTATGGCACCTGGCTATCGGATCCGAAGGAACGCTGGGTTTTATATCAGAAGCTACTTTCAACACGGTTGAAAGCCATCCTTTCAGTGCAGCAGCCCTTGTATTTTTGCCGGATATCCGCGAAGCATGCCGCGCCATAATTCCTCTCAGAAATTGCGAAGTAAGCGCAGCTGAGCTGATGGACCGGAATGCCCTCCGATCAGTCACCCTGAGCGGAGTCAAAGGGATAATCAGCGAACTCCCTGAAACCGCCGTAGCACTGCTAATCGACACTTCTGCACCCGATAAGGATATACTGAAGGAACAGGCCACCCAAATTACAGGTGTTCTCAAAGGAATCCGGACTCTTTACCCGGTTGAATTCATTTATGATCCGGTTGAATACTCCCGGATATGGAAGGTAAGGAAAGGGTTGTTCACTTCAGCTGCCGCCACAAGGCCTCCCGGCACAGCGTGCCTGATTGAAGATGTGGCCTTCAGCGCGGAAGTCCTGGGTGATGCTGTAGTTACCTTAAGACAGCTTATCAGCGATTTCAATTACGCCGGCTCGGTCATGTGGGGTCACCTGCTCGACGGGAATGTGCATTTTGTGATTATGCCTGATTTCAGAAAGCCTGATGAAGTTGAGAAATACAGGCAATTCATGGAAAAACTGGCTGACCTGGTGGTGAATGATTTTGACGGCAGTCTGAAAGCCGAGCACGGTACCGGCAGGAATATGGCCCCGTTTGTTGAAAAGGAATGGGGCCCCGGTTTATATGGCGTCATGAAAAATATTAAAAAAATTCTTGATCCCTCAAACATGCTTAATCCCGGGGTGATCCTGAACTATGATCCTGCTATCCATATTAAAAACATCAAGCTATTCCCGGTTGTCCACGAAACAATCGATCAGTGTATTGAATGCGGATTCTGTGAAAACGACTGTCCTTCAAAAAACCTGACATTGACTCCACGACAGCGGATTGTCGCTTACCGTGAAATTTCATCTGGCCATCCATTGAATTCCCGGCTCATGGCAAAAGCATTTAAGTACAACGGGGAGCAAACCTGTGCAACCGATGGTTTATGCGGACTGGCATGCCCGGTTGAGATCAACACGGGTAAACTGATCAAGGATCTGCGGTTTAACTCCCACGGTGCGCTTGCCAACTTTACAGCCGACACAGTTTCAAAACATATAGCATTTGCTTCCTCCTTAGTTCGCAGTGCGCTTAATGCAGCGGCTTTATTTCATATTCCGCTTCTGAAGGGACTTATGCCTCATGGCAGGCATAAGATCAGCCATAAATCAAAGGAATCGGAATTAAAGGTTGTGTATTTCCCGACCTGCATTAACCGGAGCATGGGTAAATCTTCGGATTACGGCCGAGATCAATTGGCACTGGTGGAGAAAACAATCAACCTTCTGGAAAAGGCAGGGTATGAAGTGATTCTCCCCGCAGGACTTGATAATCTTTGTTGCGGTATGGCCTTTGAAAGTAAAGGCTTTTTCAGCCAGGCTAAAAAGAAAGCGGATGAACTTGAGAAGGCTTTACTTGAGGCAAGCAGGGGCGGCCAAATCCCGGTTTATTGTGATATGAGTCCCTGTTTGTTTCACATGAAAGAAACGCTGTCACCAAAACTGAAAATGTATGAACCGGTGCAGTTCATTCTTGAATTCCTGGTGCCACGATTGACTTTTTCTAAATTGTCCAAAAGAGTTGCCATCCACAGCACATGCAGCACCATAAAAATGGGCATTGGACCGGAATTAGTGAAGCTGGCCTCAATGTGCTGCATCGAGGGAGTTGTGCCTGACGATATTGGTTGCTGCGGTTGGGCAGGCGACAGGGGATTTACAAAGCCCGAACTCAATAAATCGGCTTTGAGTACATTAAGGATAAAAATCCCTGAGGATATTAAAGAAGGTTACAGCACAAGCAGGACCTGTGAAATCGGGCTCTCTCTCCACAGCGGAATCACCTACAAATCGATAGTTTACCTGGTGGATGAAGCCACCACGCCATTATACTGA
- a CDS encoding NAD-dependent epimerase/dehydratase family protein — MKHTILGAGGSIGNALAFKLIEKGENLRLVSRSGFSISGAETVKADITNYDETAESVAHSDVTYLCAGLKYDIRVWREEWPKIMRNVIDACKKAGSRLIFFDNVYMYGKVEGKMTETTPINPCSKKGEVRAKIARMLEEEIVKKNITAIIARAADLYGPWSTKSSVPWIMVFNNLMNGKKAQWLVNDHVPHSYTYTADCADALYLLANDPISFNQVWHMPTSNPAPDGKTFIEMTAKELGVAPKHMVLSKTMVRIGSIFDRTIAEINEMLYQNQYPYYFDSTKFNTRYAFTPKSYADGIRETIEFLRK; from the coding sequence ATGAAACACACAATTCTCGGTGCCGGTGGATCCATTGGAAATGCCCTGGCCTTTAAACTGATTGAAAAGGGCGAAAACCTTCGGTTGGTGTCCCGCAGCGGTTTTTCAATCAGTGGTGCTGAAACTGTAAAAGCAGATATCACCAATTATGACGAAACGGCTGAGAGCGTGGCTCATTCGGATGTAACATACCTTTGTGCCGGACTTAAATATGATATCCGCGTATGGCGCGAGGAATGGCCCAAAATCATGCGGAACGTCATTGATGCCTGTAAAAAAGCAGGATCCAGGCTGATCTTTTTTGACAATGTGTACATGTATGGTAAAGTGGAAGGTAAAATGACCGAAACCACACCAATAAATCCATGCAGTAAGAAAGGCGAAGTGAGGGCTAAAATAGCCAGGATGCTCGAAGAAGAAATTGTTAAGAAGAATATTACAGCCATCATCGCACGGGCTGCTGATTTGTACGGACCATGGTCAACTAAATCGAGTGTTCCCTGGATTATGGTGTTTAACAACCTGATGAACGGCAAGAAAGCCCAATGGCTTGTGAATGATCATGTACCTCACTCCTACACCTACACTGCCGATTGTGCCGATGCCCTGTATCTGCTGGCAAATGATCCGATTTCATTTAACCAGGTGTGGCATATGCCTACCAGTAACCCAGCACCTGATGGCAAAACATTCATTGAAATGACGGCAAAAGAACTCGGTGTAGCCCCAAAACATATGGTGTTATCCAAAACAATGGTAAGGATAGGCAGTATTTTTGACCGTACAATAGCTGAAATCAACGAAATGCTTTACCAAAATCAATATCCCTACTATTTTGACTCCACCAAGTTCAATACCCGGTATGCCTTCACTCCGAAATCCTATGCAGATGGTATAAGGGAAACGATTGAATTTTTGAGGAAATAA
- a CDS encoding helix-hairpin-helix domain-containing protein, with product MPADKSQALKALRVIPGVGKSIANDLWDIGIRNVSDLKGRDPEVLYDQSNQLAGMTQDRCLLYVFRCAVYFAETPADLQDKEKLKWWNWKI from the coding sequence ATGCCGGCAGACAAATCACAGGCCTTAAAAGCCCTGAGGGTTATACCCGGAGTGGGCAAATCCATCGCAAACGATTTATGGGATATCGGAATCCGGAATGTCTCTGATTTAAAAGGCAGGGATCCGGAAGTGTTATATGATCAATCGAATCAACTGGCTGGTATGACACAGGACCGCTGCCTGCTTTATGTTTTCCGCTGTGCTGTCTACTTTGCGGAAACCCCGGCGGATCTTCAGGATAAAGAAAAACTTAAATGGTGGAACTGGAAAATATGA